Proteins co-encoded in one Vibrio fortis genomic window:
- the ybeD gene encoding DUF493 family protein YbeD: protein MMNINSDAKLKDLLEFPCSFTYKVMGYAKPELPELVLEVIQRHAPGDYSPTVKPSAKGNYHSVSINITATSIEQVETLYKELGEIDIVRMVL, encoded by the coding sequence ATCATGAACATCAATTCTGATGCAAAACTTAAAGACCTTTTAGAGTTCCCTTGTTCTTTTACTTACAAGGTTATGGGTTACGCGAAACCAGAACTGCCTGAACTTGTACTGGAAGTGATCCAGCGCCACGCTCCTGGTGACTACAGCCCAACAGTGAAACCAAGTGCAAAGGGTAACTACCACTCTGTTTCGATCAACATCACAGCAACGTCGATTGAACAGGTAGAAACACTTTATAAAGAACTTGGCGAGATCGACATCGTACGTATGGTTCTGTAA
- the lipA gene encoding lipoyl synthase: MSKPIQMEKGVKYRDADKMALIPVKNMPTEQKEILRKPDWMKIKLPADSQRIQDIKSAMRKNNLHSVCEEASCPNLAECFNHGTATFMILGAICTRRCPFCDVAHGRPVAPEAEEPQKLAKTIQDMKLKYVVITSVDRDDLRDGGAKHFADCNREIRALNPNIRIETLVPDFRGRMDVALDLMKDNPPDVFNHNLETAPRLYRKARPGANYKWSLNLLKKFKEQHPDVPTKSGVMMGLGETKEEIIQVLKDLREHGVTMLTLGQYLAPSRHHLPVERYVPPSEFDELKEIALELGFTHAACGPFVRSSYHADLQAQGMEIK, encoded by the coding sequence ATGAGCAAACCAATCCAAATGGAAAAAGGCGTTAAATACCGCGACGCCGATAAAATGGCATTGATTCCAGTAAAGAACATGCCTACCGAGCAGAAAGAGATCCTGCGCAAGCCGGACTGGATGAAGATCAAGTTGCCTGCTGATAGCCAGCGCATCCAAGACATCAAATCTGCAATGCGTAAGAACAACCTTCACTCGGTATGTGAAGAAGCGTCTTGCCCTAACCTGGCTGAGTGTTTCAACCACGGTACAGCGACCTTCATGATCCTAGGTGCTATCTGTACACGTCGTTGTCCTTTCTGTGACGTTGCCCATGGCCGTCCAGTTGCTCCTGAAGCGGAAGAGCCTCAAAAGCTAGCAAAAACAATCCAAGATATGAAACTGAAGTACGTTGTAATTACTTCTGTTGACCGTGATGATCTACGTGACGGTGGTGCAAAACACTTTGCTGACTGTAACCGCGAGATCCGCGCACTAAACCCAAATATTCGCATTGAAACTCTGGTTCCTGACTTCCGCGGTCGTATGGACGTGGCACTTGATCTAATGAAAGACAATCCGCCAGATGTATTCAACCACAACCTAGAGACTGCACCTCGCCTATACCGTAAGGCGCGTCCAGGTGCGAACTACAAATGGTCATTGAACCTACTGAAGAAGTTTAAAGAGCAGCACCCAGACGTCCCAACAAAATCGGGCGTAATGATGGGCCTTGGTGAAACGAAAGAAGAGATCATTCAAGTACTGAAAGATCTGCGTGAGCATGGCGTAACAATGCTGACTCTAGGCCAATACTTAGCGCCTAGCCGTCACCACTTGCCAGTTGAGCGTTACGTGCCACCATCAGAGTTTGATGAACTAAAAGAGATCGCTCTAGAGCTTGGCTTTACACACGCTGCATGTGGCCCGTTTGTTCGCTCTTCTTACCACGCGGATCTACAAGCACAAGGTATGGAGATTAAGTAA
- a CDS encoding septal ring lytic transglycosylase RlpA family protein: MNGCSSQPDSQSGRYDINDDIAPDVPISVEHLEDAHPKYEPYSLGGNSDYTLRGEDYKIIRDSKGFTEKGKASWYGKKFHGHLTSNGEVYDMYSMSAAHKTLPIPSYVKVTNTDNNKSTIVRVNDRGPFHEGRIIDLSYAAAYKLDVIRTGTANVEIEVITVDIPTDENKKAALPQYIIQVATSQHQDRSEKLAIELSKELSVKTFLQPVDDKYRLMLGPFHDYALTQEKLEQVKLMGYPSAYIKKHTLTR, translated from the coding sequence ATGAATGGCTGTTCGTCACAACCAGATTCCCAATCGGGTCGCTACGATATCAATGACGATATCGCCCCAGATGTACCAATCTCAGTTGAACATCTAGAAGACGCGCACCCAAAGTATGAGCCTTATAGCTTAGGCGGTAATAGCGATTACACCTTACGTGGTGAAGATTACAAAATCATTCGCGACAGCAAAGGCTTTACTGAAAAAGGTAAAGCATCTTGGTATGGCAAAAAGTTTCACGGTCACCTTACCTCAAATGGTGAGGTGTATGACATGTACTCAATGTCTGCCGCTCATAAGACGTTGCCAATTCCAAGCTATGTGAAAGTGACCAATACTGACAACAACAAGAGCACCATTGTTCGAGTGAATGACCGTGGTCCTTTTCATGAAGGTCGTATCATCGATTTAAGCTACGCAGCCGCATACAAGCTTGATGTCATTCGTACAGGAACGGCCAACGTTGAGATTGAAGTGATTACCGTCGACATCCCAACCGATGAAAATAAGAAGGCAGCACTCCCTCAATACATAATTCAAGTTGCGACCTCTCAGCATCAAGATCGCAGTGAAAAACTTGCGATTGAACTGAGTAAAGAACTGTCGGTCAAAACTTTTCTTCAGCCAGTAGATGACAAATACCGACTGATGCTTGGGCCATTTCATGACTATGCTCTGACTCAAGAGAAATTAGAACAGGTTAAGCTTATGGGTTACCCGTCAGCTTATATAAAGAAGCACACCTTAACTCGCTAG
- a CDS encoding serine hydrolase: MNKSNKLIKSIFATSVALSATLASSSFAAPIVVPDAPQIAAKGFVLMDYHSGKVLAEKEMNTQLSPASLTKMMTSYVIGQELERGNINLNDDVVISENAWAKNFPDSSKMFIEVGTTVKVEELNRGIIIQSGNDACVAMAEHIAGSEDAFVDLMNAWASSIGMKDTHFANVHGLDNPNLYSTPYDMALLGQALIRDVPEEYRIYSEKKFTYNGITQYNRNGLLWDKSMNVDGIKTGHTSNAGYSLVSSATEGKMRLVAVVMGTKNANARKTESKKLLSYGFRFFETVAPHTAGETFVEEKIWMGSKDTVALGVDEDTFVTLPRGQAKNLKASFVLEKELEAPISKGDVVGKLFYQIDGQDVAEYPLLALEDVEQGSLFSRLWDYLVLLFKGLF; the protein is encoded by the coding sequence ATGAATAAATCTAATAAACTTATCAAATCGATTTTTGCTACTTCTGTTGCGCTTTCTGCAACGCTAGCTTCTTCGTCATTCGCCGCGCCTATCGTTGTTCCAGACGCTCCACAAATTGCTGCTAAAGGCTTCGTCCTAATGGATTACCATTCAGGCAAAGTATTGGCAGAAAAAGAGATGAACACTCAACTTTCTCCAGCAAGCTTGACCAAAATGATGACCAGTTATGTTATCGGTCAAGAGCTTGAGCGCGGCAACATCAACCTAAATGACGACGTTGTTATTAGCGAAAACGCTTGGGCGAAGAACTTCCCAGACTCTTCAAAGATGTTTATTGAAGTCGGTACAACGGTAAAAGTGGAAGAGCTTAACCGCGGTATCATCATCCAATCGGGTAACGATGCATGTGTAGCTATGGCAGAGCACATCGCTGGCTCTGAGGATGCATTCGTTGACCTAATGAACGCGTGGGCGAGCTCTATCGGCATGAAAGACACGCACTTTGCGAACGTGCACGGTCTAGATAACCCGAATCTGTACTCAACGCCTTACGATATGGCGCTACTAGGTCAAGCACTTATCCGCGACGTACCTGAAGAGTACCGCATCTACTCTGAGAAAAAATTCACTTACAACGGCATTACTCAGTACAACCGTAACGGCCTGTTGTGGGACAAGAGCATGAATGTGGATGGCATCAAAACTGGCCACACAAGTAATGCAGGTTACAGCCTAGTAAGCTCAGCAACTGAAGGCAAAATGCGCCTTGTTGCTGTTGTAATGGGCACCAAGAATGCTAACGCTCGTAAGACCGAAAGCAAAAAGCTACTGAGCTACGGTTTCCGTTTCTTTGAAACAGTTGCACCGCACACAGCTGGTGAAACGTTCGTTGAAGAGAAAATCTGGATGGGCAGCAAAGACACGGTTGCTCTAGGTGTGGATGAAGACACATTCGTAACACTGCCTCGTGGCCAAGCTAAGAATCTAAAGGCTAGCTTTGTTCTAGAGAAAGAACTTGAAGCACCTATTAGCAAGGGCGATGTCGTTGGTAAGCTGTTCTACCAAATCGATGGTCAAGACGTTGCTGAATACCCACTTCTAGCACTCGAAGATGTCGAGCAAGGCAGCCTATTTAGCCGTCTTTGGGATTACCTAGTTCTTCTGTTCAAAGGTTTATTCTAA
- a CDS encoding sodium-dependent transporter — protein MNQQSSSSRELFSSRLGFILAAAGAAVGLGNIWGFPTQVASNGGGAFLLVYLVLIFVVAFPMLVVEMAIGRHGQANPVDSMRSLTPNLMAKKVGALTGWIGLSVPSAVLGFYSIVGGWLICFLFGAIAELFGLVEVAVWFKGFSVERNVFGTVLFYVLTILIVQGGIKQGIEKWSTRLMPALFVLFALLFVYIMTQQGAVEGLKHYLVPDFEKVWDRKLILAAMGQGFFSLTIGGCSMLIYGSYLSKKENLPKMAMNVTLVDTAVAFIAGLVVMPAMFVAMQKGVQIYAEDGSLLSSDTLVFTVLPLMFDSLGFLGQIFAIVFFLLLTIAALTSSISMLEAPVSLVSERFNTARTSTSWVIGGLIALFSVVIVYNFGALFGLVAMIATQYLQPIAALMFCLFGGWVWSRASKVKELEQGCPDFQLGWFGKVWPAYVKFVCPVLVVTVIWASFG, from the coding sequence ATGAACCAACAATCTTCTTCATCAAGAGAGCTGTTTAGCTCCCGTCTAGGTTTTATTTTGGCAGCAGCGGGCGCTGCAGTTGGCCTTGGAAACATTTGGGGTTTCCCGACACAAGTCGCGAGTAATGGTGGCGGCGCGTTCCTTTTAGTGTATTTAGTGCTGATCTTTGTCGTTGCATTCCCAATGCTGGTGGTTGAGATGGCGATTGGTCGTCATGGTCAAGCTAACCCAGTAGATAGTATGCGTTCACTTACACCGAATCTAATGGCGAAAAAAGTCGGTGCGTTGACAGGTTGGATTGGTTTAAGTGTACCAAGCGCTGTTTTAGGCTTTTACAGCATTGTAGGTGGCTGGTTGATCTGCTTTTTGTTTGGCGCTATTGCTGAGCTGTTTGGCTTGGTTGAGGTTGCTGTATGGTTTAAAGGTTTCAGTGTAGAACGTAATGTCTTCGGTACGGTGTTGTTCTACGTGCTGACAATTTTGATTGTGCAAGGCGGCATCAAGCAAGGTATTGAAAAATGGTCGACCCGCTTAATGCCTGCGCTGTTTGTACTGTTCGCACTGCTGTTTGTCTACATCATGACTCAACAAGGCGCAGTGGAAGGGCTTAAGCATTACCTTGTCCCTGATTTTGAGAAGGTATGGGACAGAAAGCTGATCTTGGCCGCGATGGGGCAAGGCTTCTTTTCCTTGACCATTGGTGGGTGCTCGATGCTGATTTACGGCTCTTACTTGAGTAAGAAAGAGAATTTGCCGAAGATGGCGATGAATGTAACCCTAGTGGATACGGCCGTTGCTTTTATTGCCGGTCTTGTTGTGATGCCAGCAATGTTTGTCGCGATGCAGAAGGGCGTACAAATCTACGCTGAAGATGGCTCGTTACTGAGCTCAGACACGCTGGTGTTTACAGTATTGCCACTGATGTTTGATAGCTTAGGTTTCTTAGGTCAGATCTTTGCCATAGTCTTCTTCTTGCTCCTGACGATTGCTGCGCTTACTTCTTCTATCTCTATGCTAGAAGCCCCTGTTTCCCTAGTGAGTGAGCGCTTTAACACTGCACGCACATCAACAAGCTGGGTTATTGGTGGTTTAATTGCGCTGTTTAGTGTGGTTATTGTTTACAACTTTGGCGCTCTATTTGGCCTAGTCGCTATGATTGCCACTCAATACTTGCAACCTATTGCGGCACTGATGTTCTGCTTATTTGGTGGTTGGGTATGGAGCCGAGCTTCGAAGGTAAAAGAACTAGAGCAGGGCTGCCCTGACTTCCAACTAGGCTGGTTTGGTAAAGTATGGCCTGCATACGTCAAGTTTGTATGCCCTGTACTGGTAGTAACGGTTATCTGGGCATCTTTCGGTTGA
- the lipB gene encoding lipoyl(octanoyl) transferase LipB — translation MQNKLIVKKLGRQDYEPVWKAMHEFTDTRTEEDVDQIWLVEHNPVFTQGQAGKAEHVLNAGDIPVIQSDRGGQVTYHGPGQLVAYFLINIRRKKFGVRDLVTHIENLVINTLKAYNIESAARPDAPGVYVDGKKICSLGLRIRRGCSFHGLALNVDMDLSPFLRINPCGYQGMEMAQVSQLGGPSDLETVEQQLIQELVELLGYDQVDIQANSNTTAEA, via the coding sequence TTGCAAAATAAGCTAATCGTAAAAAAATTAGGCCGCCAGGATTATGAACCCGTATGGAAAGCCATGCATGAGTTCACCGATACGCGCACAGAAGAAGACGTAGACCAAATTTGGCTAGTCGAGCACAATCCGGTCTTCACTCAAGGACAAGCAGGTAAAGCTGAGCATGTACTCAATGCTGGTGATATCCCTGTTATTCAAAGCGATCGCGGCGGACAAGTTACCTATCACGGCCCAGGCCAGTTGGTTGCTTACTTCTTGATCAATATTCGTCGTAAGAAATTTGGAGTGCGAGATCTAGTTACTCATATAGAGAACCTCGTAATCAACACTCTGAAAGCATACAATATCGAATCAGCTGCTCGACCTGACGCTCCGGGTGTTTATGTCGATGGCAAAAAGATATGTTCTCTAGGCCTACGTATTCGACGTGGTTGTTCGTTCCACGGACTGGCACTTAATGTCGATATGGACCTGTCACCATTCCTGCGCATTAACCCTTGTGGTTACCAAGGAATGGAAATGGCGCAAGTCAGCCAACTGGGCGGCCCGTCAGATCTAGAGACCGTTGAGCAACAGCTAATACAAGAGCTTGTCGAACTACTCGGCTATGACCAAGTAGACATTCAAGCCAACAGTAACACTACAGCAGAAGCATAA